The Streptomyces laurentii genome contains a region encoding:
- a CDS encoding CDP-diacylglycerol--glycerol-3-phosphate 3-phosphatidyltransferase (CDP-alcohol phosphatidyltransferase; cl00453;~CDP-diacylglycerol--glycerol-3-phosphate 3-phosphatidyltransferase [Amycolatopsis mediterranei U32];~identified by MetaGeneAnnotator; putative), with protein sequence MTGVPASATGGTGRPAPRGKLGAAAVNQASLWNIANILTMVRLVLVPGFVLLLFQDGGHDPAWRAWAWAAFAVAMITDVFDGHLARTYNLVTDFGKIADPIADKAIMAAGLISLSLLGDLPWWVTAVILARELGITLMRFWVIRHGVIPASRGGKMKTLAQGTAVGMYVLMLTGPLATLRFWVMAVAVVLTVVTGLDYVRQAVVLRRSGLAAERAAAAERADAR encoded by the coding sequence ATGACCGGAGTCCCGGCATCCGCTACGGGCGGGACCGGAAGGCCCGCGCCCCGAGGCAAGCTGGGCGCTGCGGCCGTCAATCAGGCCAGCCTGTGGAACATCGCCAACATCCTGACCATGGTCAGGCTCGTGCTGGTGCCCGGGTTCGTACTGCTCCTGTTCCAGGACGGCGGACACGACCCGGCGTGGCGCGCCTGGGCGTGGGCGGCGTTCGCCGTCGCCATGATCACCGACGTCTTCGACGGACATCTGGCGCGGACGTACAACCTGGTCACGGACTTCGGGAAGATCGCCGACCCGATCGCGGACAAGGCGATCATGGCGGCCGGACTGATCTCGCTGTCCTTGCTCGGCGATCTGCCCTGGTGGGTGACGGCGGTGATCCTGGCACGTGAGCTCGGCATCACGCTGATGCGGTTCTGGGTGATCCGGCACGGGGTGATTCCGGCCAGCCGCGGCGGCAAGATGAAGACCCTCGCGCAGGGCACGGCGGTCGGCATGTACGTGCTCATGCTCACCGGTCCGCTCGCCACTCTGCGCTTCTGGGTGATGGCGGTGGCCGTCGTGCTGACCGTCGTCACCGGTCTGGACTATGTGCGACAGGCCGTCGTCCTGCGCCGCAGCGGTCTCGCCGCGGAGCGGGCCGCGGCGGCGGAGAGGGCCGACGCACGATGA
- a CDS encoding competence-damage inducible protein (Competence-damaged protein; pfam02464;~competence-damage inducible protein [Streptomyces cattleya NRRL 8057 = DSM46488];~identified by MetaGeneAnnotator; putative), translated as MNEAARVLELLAERDHTLAVAESLTGGLVAAELTGVPGASRSFLGSVTAYATPLKERLLGVDGALLAERGAVDAEVALQMAAGVRALLGADWGIATTGVAGPDPQDGQPVGTVYVAVAGPGESGTGSGNVAALRLNGGRADIRTESVRSVLALLRARLDGEQPGNARAQDTEQNGGD; from the coding sequence ATGAACGAAGCCGCCCGGGTGCTGGAACTGCTCGCGGAGCGTGATCACACGCTCGCCGTAGCGGAGTCCCTCACGGGCGGCCTGGTGGCGGCCGAGCTGACCGGGGTGCCGGGCGCGTCCCGGAGCTTCCTCGGCTCGGTCACCGCCTACGCCACTCCGCTCAAGGAGCGGCTGCTCGGGGTCGACGGGGCCCTGCTCGCGGAGCGGGGCGCGGTCGATGCGGAGGTCGCGCTGCAGATGGCGGCCGGTGTACGGGCCCTGCTCGGAGCCGACTGGGGCATCGCGACGACGGGGGTGGCGGGACCCGACCCGCAGGACGGGCAGCCGGTGGGGACGGTGTACGTGGCCGTCGCCGGGCCGGGGGAGTCCGGTACGGGATCGGGGAACGTGGCCGCACTGCGGTTGAACGGCGGACGAGCGGACATCCGTACAGAGAGTGTACGGAGCGTGCTCGCCCTCCTGCGGGCCCGCCTCGACGGCGAACAGCCGGGAAATGCGCGGGCACAGGATACGGAACAGAACGGGGGAGATTGA
- a CDS encoding XRE family transcriptional regulator (Helix-turn-helix XRE-family like proteins; smart00530;~XRE family transcriptional regulator [Frankia sp. CcI3];~identified by MetaGeneAnnotator; putative;~salt bridge;~sequence-specific DNA binding site [nucleotide binding]): MILLRRLLGDVLRRQRQRQGRTLREVSSSARVSLGYLSEVERGQKEASSELLSAICDALDVRMSELMREVSDELSLAELAASAAASEPVPAPVRPMLNSVSVTSVGGVPTERVTIKAPAKAVDVVAA, encoded by the coding sequence ATGATTCTGCTCCGTCGCCTGCTGGGTGACGTGCTGCGTCGGCAGCGCCAGCGCCAGGGCCGTACTCTGCGCGAAGTCTCCTCGTCCGCCCGAGTCTCACTCGGCTATCTCTCCGAGGTGGAGCGGGGGCAGAAGGAGGCTTCCTCCGAGCTGCTCTCCGCGATCTGCGACGCGCTGGACGTACGGATGTCCGAGCTCATGCGCGAAGTGAGCGACGAGCTGTCGCTGGCCGAACTGGCCGCGTCGGCCGCCGCGAGCGAACCGGTGCCGGCGCCGGTGCGACCCATGCTCAATTCGGTGTCGGTGACGTCGGTGGGCGGTGTGCCCACCGAGCGGGTGACCATCAAGGCGCCCGCGAAGGCCGTCGACGTCGTCGCCGCCTGA
- a CDS encoding hypothetical protein (identified by MetaGeneAnnotator; putative;~sequence version:1) — protein MANPFTEQGVEPAHELIADALGPAVEGWDALMRELTEAGVQVSWRWYRDGGWLAKAANRSRTVAWIAVEDDATRCGFHFAERLRDALLDRPDLPPAPARRIRDEPLHGTLFTVSFTIASPADVARLRPVLKARIALR, from the coding sequence GTGGCGAACCCGTTTACGGAGCAGGGCGTCGAGCCGGCGCACGAGCTGATCGCCGATGCCCTGGGCCCTGCGGTCGAGGGCTGGGACGCGCTGATGCGTGAGCTGACGGAGGCCGGGGTCCAGGTGTCCTGGCGCTGGTACCGCGACGGCGGCTGGCTCGCCAAAGCGGCGAACCGGTCGCGCACGGTCGCCTGGATCGCCGTCGAGGACGACGCCACGCGGTGCGGCTTCCACTTCGCCGAGCGGCTCCGCGACGCCCTCCTCGACCGCCCGGACCTCCCACCGGCGCCGGCACGGCGGATCCGGGACGAACCCCTCCATGGCACGCTCTTCACGGTGTCGTTCACCATCGCGAGCCCGGCGGACGTCGCACGTCTGCGCCCGGTCCTGAAGGCCCGCATCGCCCTCCGCTGA
- a CDS encoding DNA glycosylase (DNA glycosylase [Streptomyces albus J1074];~Formamidopyrimidine-DNA glycosylase H2TH domain; pfam06831;~Formamidopyrimidine-DNA glycosylase [DNA replication,recombination, and repair]; COG0266;~N-terminal domain of the actinomycetal Nei2 and related DNA glycosylases; cd08971;~Zinc finger foundin FPG and IleRS; pfam06827;~catalytic residue [active];~identified by MetaGeneAnnotator; putative;~putative DNA binding site [nucleotide binding];~putative H2TH interface [polypeptide binding];~putative catalytic residues [active]): MPEGDTVWYAAHRLDAALAGRVLTRADLRVPRFATADLTGRRVLGVTPRGKHLLARVEGGLTLHSHLRMDGAWRVYATGERPRGGPAHQIRAVLGNAEFTAYGYRLPVLELLRTADESQVVGHLGPDLLGPDWDPAEAVRRLAADPARPLGEALLDQRNLAGIGNVYKSELAFLAAVTPWLPVGDLGPGVPERLVATAHRLLEANKDRPDRRTTTTRRTGERLHVYGREGRPCPRCGTPVRKAESADRVTYWCPACQRGGQGARTER, from the coding sequence ATGCCCGAAGGAGACACCGTCTGGTACGCGGCCCACCGGCTCGACGCGGCGCTCGCCGGCCGGGTCCTCACCCGGGCGGACCTGCGGGTGCCGCGCTTCGCGACCGCCGATCTCACCGGCCGGCGGGTGCTCGGCGTCACCCCGCGCGGCAAGCATCTGCTGGCGCGCGTCGAGGGCGGGCTGACGCTCCACTCGCATCTGCGGATGGACGGAGCCTGGCGGGTGTACGCGACCGGGGAGCGCCCGCGCGGCGGCCCGGCGCACCAGATCCGGGCGGTGCTCGGAAACGCGGAGTTCACGGCGTACGGCTACCGGCTGCCGGTCCTGGAGCTGCTCCGTACGGCCGACGAATCGCAGGTGGTCGGCCATCTCGGGCCGGATCTGCTCGGCCCGGACTGGGATCCGGCGGAGGCGGTGCGCCGGCTGGCCGCCGATCCGGCGCGCCCGCTCGGCGAGGCCCTGCTCGACCAGCGGAACCTGGCCGGGATCGGCAATGTCTACAAGTCGGAGCTGGCGTTCCTGGCCGCCGTCACGCCCTGGCTCCCGGTGGGCGACCTCGGCCCCGGGGTGCCGGAGCGTCTGGTGGCCACCGCGCACCGGCTCCTGGAGGCCAACAAGGACCGCCCGGACCGCCGGACGACCACGACCCGCCGGACGGGGGAACGGCTGCACGTGTACGGCCGGGAGGGCCGGCCCTGCCCGCGCTGCGGCACCCCGGTGCGCAAGGCGGAGTCGGCGGACCGGGTGACGTACTGGTGCCCGGCCTGCCAGCGGGGCGGGCAGGGGGCGCGGACCGAACGGTGA
- a CDS encoding membrane protein (Domain of unknown function (DUF4115); pfam13464;~Helix-turn-helix domain; pfam13413;~Membrane protein [Streptomyces fulvissimus DSM40593];~UniProt-pubmed:11572948; UniProt-pubmed:20624727; UniProt-pubmed:21463507; UniProt-pubmed:18375553; UniProt-pubmed:20581206; UniProt-pubmed:20064060; UniProt-pubmed:21551298;~identified by MetaGeneAnnotator; putative): protein MSIGNSPEDDRYFPADDPESIGRALQQARIAAGLTAEEISTSTRVRVPIVQAIEEDDFSRCGGDVYARGHIRTLARAVGLDPAPLIERYDAEHGGRPAPTPAAPLFEAERIRAEPRRPNWTAAMVAAIVAVVGFVGFTMFNGTDAPSGGSAAEGPAPATSATAPAKPKPAKPADPKPVPSDSAIAAVPQDKVTVKLTATDDKSWISAKAHDGKVLFDGLLLAGQSKTFQDDERVDLILGNAGPIELYVNGKKVEDSFESGQVERLSYTKGDPRRADRALPGVPVTPHVARVNPARRERGRDEVVLSPCPNAVPSPLSLSDAPVTRWTRRSSQAAWQRTAGSSSRTPRKRTSPSSTPAASSKPPRRTPSTPFSKPMT, encoded by the coding sequence GTGTCCATCGGCAACTCCCCCGAAGACGACCGGTACTTCCCGGCAGACGACCCTGAATCCATCGGTCGTGCCCTCCAGCAGGCCCGTATCGCGGCCGGTCTCACCGCCGAGGAGATCAGCACCTCCACCCGGGTACGGGTCCCGATCGTGCAGGCGATCGAGGAGGACGACTTCTCGCGCTGCGGCGGCGACGTCTACGCGCGCGGGCACATCCGTACGCTCGCGCGCGCCGTGGGGCTGGATCCGGCGCCGCTGATCGAACGGTACGACGCCGAGCACGGCGGCCGTCCCGCGCCGACCCCGGCCGCGCCGCTGTTCGAGGCGGAACGTATCCGCGCCGAGCCCCGGCGCCCCAACTGGACCGCCGCCATGGTCGCCGCGATCGTGGCCGTCGTCGGATTCGTCGGCTTCACCATGTTCAACGGCACGGACGCCCCGTCCGGCGGTTCGGCCGCCGAGGGCCCCGCCCCCGCGACCAGCGCCACCGCCCCCGCCAAGCCGAAGCCGGCCAAGCCGGCCGACCCCAAGCCCGTCCCCTCGGACAGCGCCATCGCCGCGGTCCCGCAGGACAAGGTCACCGTCAAGCTGACCGCGACCGACGACAAGAGCTGGATCTCCGCCAAGGCCCACGACGGCAAGGTGCTCTTCGACGGCCTGCTCCTGGCCGGCCAGTCCAAGACCTTCCAGGACGACGAGCGCGTCGATCTCATCCTCGGCAACGCCGGCCCGATCGAGCTGTACGTGAACGGCAAGAAGGTCGAGGACAGCTTCGAGTCCGGCCAGGTCGAGCGCCTCTCGTACACGAAGGGCGACCCCAGGCGGGCTGATCGGGCCCTTCCCGGCGTCCCGGTCACGCCCCACGTCGCCAGGGTGAACCCTGCGCGACGAGAGCGCGGCCGGGACGAAGTAGTCTTGAGCCCATGCCCGAACGCCGTACCGTCGCCCTTGTCACTCTCGGATGCGCCCGTAACGAGGTGGACTCGGAGGAGCTCGCAGGCCGCTTGGCAGCGGACGGCTGGGAGCTCGTCGAGAACGCCGAGGAAGCGGACGTCGCCGTCGTCAACACCTGCGGCTTCGTCGAAGCCGCCAAGAAGGACTCCGTCGACGCCCTTCTCGAAGCCAATGACCTGA
- a CDS encoding starvation-induced DNA protecting protein (DPS ferroxidase diiron center [ion binding];~DPS protein, ferritin-like diiron-binding domain; cd01043;~dimerization interface [polypeptide binding];~identified by MetaGeneAnnotator; putative;~ion pore;~starvation-induced DNA protecting protein [Streptomyces pristinaespiralis ATCC25486]) → MSVVKSPLSETALKTVGGALQGALVDLVDLSLVAKQIHWNVVGPRFSSVHLQLDEVVATARTHSDIVAERATAIGWNPDGRAATVASGSAIPTVAEGWIKDVDAVRTMVEALGVVVARMRERIDATGDPDPVSQDILIALTADLEKHSWMYQAESA, encoded by the coding sequence ATGTCCGTCGTGAAGAGCCCGCTGTCCGAGACCGCCCTCAAGACGGTCGGCGGCGCGCTGCAGGGCGCGCTCGTCGACCTGGTCGATCTGTCGCTGGTGGCCAAGCAGATCCACTGGAACGTGGTCGGCCCCCGCTTCAGCTCCGTGCACCTCCAGCTCGACGAGGTGGTCGCGACCGCCCGTACGCACTCGGACATCGTGGCCGAGCGCGCCACGGCGATCGGGTGGAACCCGGACGGGCGGGCGGCGACGGTGGCGTCCGGGAGTGCGATCCCGACCGTGGCCGAGGGCTGGATCAAGGACGTGGACGCGGTCCGGACCATGGTGGAGGCGCTGGGCGTGGTGGTCGCGCGGATGCGGGAGCGGATCGACGCGACCGGCGACCCGGACCCGGTGAGCCAGGACATCCTGATCGCGCTCACGGCGGACCTCGAGAAGCACTCCTGGATGTACCAGGCGGAGAGCGCCTGA
- a CDS encoding hypothetical protein (identified by MetaGeneAnnotator; putative;~predicted protein [Streptomyces roseosporus NRRL15998]), producing the protein MVRRRVPLVTLMLIAAGLVAGGLWWWAALRLLLVPGETGPVEGVVAAGGWGLSLLPVHVAASSGRRNAAAARAAGVAAAGPPEGADAVEAPAQAAEKPGTSERGLW; encoded by the coding sequence ATGGTACGGCGACGGGTTCCGCTGGTGACGCTCATGCTGATCGCGGCCGGACTGGTGGCCGGAGGGCTCTGGTGGTGGGCGGCGCTGCGCCTGCTGCTGGTGCCGGGGGAGACCGGGCCGGTCGAGGGGGTGGTGGCCGCGGGTGGCTGGGGGCTGAGCCTGCTGCCCGTACACGTGGCCGCCTCCTCCGGACGGCGCAACGCCGCGGCGGCGCGGGCGGCCGGTGTCGCCGCGGCCGGTCCGCCTGAGGGCGCCGACGCCGTGGAGGCGCCCGCGCAGGCCGCCGAGAAGCCCGGGACATCCGAGCGCGGCCTCTGGTGA
- a CDS encoding ribosomal protein S12p methylthiotransferase (2-methylthioadenine synthetase [Translation, ribosomal structure and biogenesis]; COG0621;~FeS/SAM binding site;~Radical SAM superfamily. Enzymes ofthis family generate radicals by combining a 4Fe-4S cluster and S-adenosylmethionine (SAM) in close proximity. They are characterized by aconserved CxxxCxxC motif, which coordinates the conserved iron-sulfur cluster; cd01335;~Ribosomal protein S12p methylthiotransferase [Streptomyces venezuelae ATCC10712];~Uncharacterized protein family UPF0004; pfam00919;~identified by MetaGeneAnnotator; putative) — MAERYGKELADALPEADGVLGFDDYADISNRLQVILSGGSVEAHTPRDRRSLLPLSPVERQKAAEGVALPGHGTAGEADLASAAESAPADLPEGLAPASGPRAPLRRRLDTSPVASVKLASGCDRRCSFCAIPSFRGSFVSRRPSDVLNETRWLAEQGVKEIMLVSENNTSYGKDLGDIRLLESLLPELAGVDGIERVRVSYLQPAEMRPGLIDVLTSTDKVVPYFDLSFQHSAPDVLRRMRRFGDTDRFLELLRTIRDKAPTAGARSNFIVGFPGETEADFAELERFVTHARLDAIGVFGYSDEDGTEAATYEHKLPQDVVDERLAHLSRLAEELTAQRAEERMGETLEVLVESFDEDENDGEGGWIGRAAHQAPETDGQVVLTADSAEGLDLAPGRMVTAKVVGTEGVDLVVACLDEEAGR; from the coding sequence ATGGCCGAGCGCTACGGCAAGGAACTCGCCGACGCGCTGCCCGAGGCCGACGGTGTGCTCGGCTTCGACGACTACGCCGACATCTCCAACCGCCTCCAGGTCATCCTCAGCGGCGGCAGCGTCGAGGCGCACACCCCGCGCGACCGGCGCTCGCTGCTCCCGCTGTCCCCCGTCGAGCGCCAGAAGGCCGCCGAGGGCGTGGCCCTGCCCGGCCACGGCACGGCGGGTGAGGCCGACCTCGCCTCCGCCGCCGAGAGCGCTCCCGCCGACCTGCCCGAGGGCCTCGCGCCCGCCTCCGGCCCGCGCGCGCCGCTGCGCCGCCGCCTGGACACCAGCCCCGTCGCCTCGGTGAAGCTGGCCTCCGGCTGCGACCGGCGCTGCTCCTTCTGCGCCATCCCGTCCTTCCGCGGCTCCTTCGTCTCGCGCCGTCCCTCCGACGTGCTGAACGAGACGCGCTGGCTCGCCGAGCAGGGCGTGAAGGAGATCATGCTGGTCTCCGAGAACAACACCTCGTACGGCAAGGACCTCGGCGACATCCGCCTCCTGGAGAGCCTGCTGCCCGAGCTGGCCGGCGTCGACGGCATCGAGCGGGTCCGGGTCAGCTACCTGCAGCCCGCCGAGATGCGCCCCGGCCTGATCGACGTGCTCACCTCCACCGACAAGGTGGTCCCGTACTTCGACCTGTCCTTCCAGCACAGCGCCCCGGACGTGCTGCGCCGGATGCGCCGCTTCGGCGACACCGACCGCTTCCTGGAGCTGCTGCGGACCATCCGGGACAAGGCCCCGACGGCCGGCGCCCGCTCCAACTTCATCGTCGGCTTCCCCGGCGAGACCGAGGCGGACTTCGCCGAGCTGGAGCGCTTCGTCACGCACGCCCGCCTCGACGCCATCGGCGTCTTCGGCTACTCCGACGAGGACGGCACCGAAGCCGCCACGTACGAGCACAAGCTGCCCCAGGACGTGGTCGACGAGCGTCTGGCGCACCTGTCGCGGCTCGCCGAGGAGCTGACCGCCCAGCGTGCGGAAGAGCGGATGGGCGAGACCCTGGAAGTACTGGTCGAGTCCTTCGACGAGGACGAGAACGACGGCGAGGGCGGCTGGATCGGCCGCGCCGCGCACCAGGCGCCCGAGACCGACGGCCAGGTGGTCCTCACGGCGGACTCGGCCGAGGGCCTGGACCTCGCTCCGGGCCGGATGGTCACGGCGAAGGTCGTCGGGACCGAGGGAGTCGACCTGGTGGTTGCGTGTCTGGACGAGGAGGCGGGCAGATGA